In Maniola jurtina chromosome 2, ilManJurt1.1, whole genome shotgun sequence, the following proteins share a genomic window:
- the LOC123874937 gene encoding glycine-rich protein DOT1-like isoform X2 encodes MGLYSAVSVLALVALAYASVSDNDIDGGERVVLVAPVLAPPRDSRTHVTDRARQFPILVLLAQRNPPPREPQAKSLGVNPQPVYVQKLEDQPRSGQLNRQKRHLHKLLGLGLGHGGGGGISIGGGFGYGGGGGYGGGGGGGWDGGYGGHGHGGGYQEPTKVIVVKEIVKEHGHGHGKHYGGGGGNYGGGNYGGGGGNYGGGGSYGGGYGGGYGGGFGGGGGGGGGGGGFGGGGGGGGGGYGGGYDGGYGGGNIGHGGYGGGNLGHGGGCGGGCGGNGGGQATATATATATAHANAYKKRK; translated from the exons ATGGGACTTTATAGTGCAGTGAGCGTATTGGCGCTAGTGGCCTTAGCTTACGCTTCAGTAAGTGACAATGATATCGACGGAGGGGAAAGAGTGGTTCTGGTCGCGCCGGTTTTAGCGCCCCCTAGGGACTCAAGGACTCATGTCACTGACCGTGCGCGCCAGTTCCCCATATTAGTGCTCCTTGCTCAGAGGAACCCACCCCCGAGGGAGCCGCAGGCTAAATCGCTGGGTGTGAACCCACAACCAGTTTATGTGCAG AAATTAGAAGACCAACCGAGATCCGGTCAATTGAATAGACAGAAGCGTCATCTACATAAACTATTAGGGTTAGGATTAGGACATGGAGGAGGAGGTGGTATTTCAATCGGTGGCGGTTTCGGATATGGCGGCGGCGGTGGCtatggcggcggcggcggcggaggcTGGGATGGAGGTTATGGAGGGCATGGACATGGCGGTGGTTATCAAGAGCCCACGAAGGTGATAGTTGTGAAAGAAATTGTGAAAGAACATG GCCATGGTCATGGTAAACATtacggtggcggcggcggcaaCTATGGCGGCGGCAACtacggcggcggcggcggcaaCTATGGAGGCGGCGGCAGCTATGGTGGTGGTTATGGCGGCGGATATGGCGGTGGAttcggcggcggcggcggcggcggcggtggcggcggtggattcggcggcggcggtggcggcggcggcggtggaTATGGCGGTGGCTATGATGGAGGATATGGCGGCGGAAATATCGGACATGGAGGATATGGCGGC GGAAATTTGGGACATGGCGGAGGCTGCGGTGGTGGATGCGGTGGCAATGGCGGGGGTCAAGCCACGGCCACCGCTACGGCTACTGCGACGGCGCACGCTAATGC gTACAAAAAACGTAAATAA
- the LOC123874937 gene encoding glycine-rich protein DOT1-like isoform X1, with amino-acid sequence MGLYSAVSVLALVALAYASVSDNDIDGGERVVLVAPVLAPPRDSRTHVTDRARQFPILVLLAQRNPPPREPQAKSLGVNPQPVYVQKLEDQPRSGQLNRQKRHLHKLLGLGLGHGGGGGISIGGGFGYGGGGGYGGGGGGGWDGGYGGHGHGGGYQEPTKVIVVKEIVKEHGHGHGKHYGGGGGNYGGGNYGGGGGNYGGGGSYGGGYGGGYGGGFGGGGGGGGGGGGFGGGGGGGGGGYGGGYDGGYGGGNIGHGGYGGGNLGHGGYGGGNLGHGGGCGGGCGGNGGGQATATATATATAHANAYKKRK; translated from the exons ATGGGACTTTATAGTGCAGTGAGCGTATTGGCGCTAGTGGCCTTAGCTTACGCTTCAGTAAGTGACAATGATATCGACGGAGGGGAAAGAGTGGTTCTGGTCGCGCCGGTTTTAGCGCCCCCTAGGGACTCAAGGACTCATGTCACTGACCGTGCGCGCCAGTTCCCCATATTAGTGCTCCTTGCTCAGAGGAACCCACCCCCGAGGGAGCCGCAGGCTAAATCGCTGGGTGTGAACCCACAACCAGTTTATGTGCAG AAATTAGAAGACCAACCGAGATCCGGTCAATTGAATAGACAGAAGCGTCATCTACATAAACTATTAGGGTTAGGATTAGGACATGGAGGAGGAGGTGGTATTTCAATCGGTGGCGGTTTCGGATATGGCGGCGGCGGTGGCtatggcggcggcggcggcggaggcTGGGATGGAGGTTATGGAGGGCATGGACATGGCGGTGGTTATCAAGAGCCCACGAAGGTGATAGTTGTGAAAGAAATTGTGAAAGAACATG GCCATGGTCATGGTAAACATtacggtggcggcggcggcaaCTATGGCGGCGGCAACtacggcggcggcggcggcaaCTATGGAGGCGGCGGCAGCTATGGTGGTGGTTATGGCGGCGGATATGGCGGTGGAttcggcggcggcggcggcggcggcggtggcggcggtggattcggcggcggcggtggcggcggcggcggtggaTATGGCGGTGGCTATGATGGAGGATATGGCGGCGGAAATATCGGACATGGAGGATATGGCGGCGGGAATCTCGGACATGGAGGATATGGTGGTGGAAATTTGGGACATGGCGGAGGCTGCGGTGGTGGATGCGGTGGCAATGGCGGGGGTCAAGCCACGGCCACCGCTACGGCTACTGCGACGGCGCACGCTAATGC gTACAAAAAACGTAAATAA
- the LOC123874990 gene encoding uncharacterized protein LOC123874990 isoform X1 — protein MQNSEEITADRDNKILQKCINKALNKYPESLIAMYLIRRLTVIITLLQCLNFTSGSETILRFNKEKVVLVAPILAANKNPRARVVETAKDFPIVRLISTDNTTKSDEPERKMELQPIYVENFEEGYFYMIRSTHALKKRDVYSIDTVPVPAGGSRDETIIVTNSGPNYPYSSYYPTNPYSRYPSGANSGTTVIVSNPDGNYNRGYGTKYIPTNTYG, from the exons atgcaaaacTCGGAAGAGATCACGGCAGATcgtgataataaaatattacaaaaatgtataaataaagcTTTGAATAAATATCCAGAGTCACTCATCGCGATGTATTTAATAAGAAGACTTACTGTAATAATTACTTTATTGCAATGCTTAAATTTTACGAGTGGAAGTGAAACTATTTTAAGGTTTAATAAAGAGAAAGTAGTGCTTGTGGCACCGATATTGGCAGCAAATAAAAACCCGAGAGCTAGGGTAGTGGAAACAGCCAAAGATTTTCCTATTGTAAGATTAATATCTACAGATAATACTACCAAAAGTGACGAACCTGAACGCAAGATGGAGCTTCAACCTATTTATGTCGAA aaTTTCGAGGAAGGTTATTTCTACATGATTAGATCAACGCATGCGCTGAAAAAACGGGATGTTTAtagtatag ACACCGTTCCAGTGCCTGCCGGAGGATCAAGAGATGAAACGATAATTGTTACAAATTCAG GTCCGAATTATCCTTATAGCAGTTACTATCCGACAAATCCTTATTCTCGTTATCCATCTGGAGCTAATAGCGGAACAACAGTTATTGTCAGTAACCCAG ATGGAAATTATAACAGGGGCTATGGAACAAAATACATTCCAACCAATACATATGGTTAG
- the LOC123874990 gene encoding uncharacterized protein LOC123874990 isoform X2, with protein MYQHMLLGLIFVIMCNSTDTLFIDTKDVGREKNFEEGYFYMIRSTHALKKRDVYSIDTVPVPAGGSRDETIIVTNSGPNYPYSSYYPTNPYSRYPSGANSGTTVIVSNPDGNYNRGYGTKYIPTNTYG; from the exons ATGTATCAACACATGTTACTGGGCCTAATATTTGTTATTATGTGCAATAGTACAGACACATTATTTATAGATACAAAAGATGTAGGACGTGaaaag aaTTTCGAGGAAGGTTATTTCTACATGATTAGATCAACGCATGCGCTGAAAAAACGGGATGTTTAtagtatag ACACCGTTCCAGTGCCTGCCGGAGGATCAAGAGATGAAACGATAATTGTTACAAATTCAG GTCCGAATTATCCTTATAGCAGTTACTATCCGACAAATCCTTATTCTCGTTATCCATCTGGAGCTAATAGCGGAACAACAGTTATTGTCAGTAACCCAG ATGGAAATTATAACAGGGGCTATGGAACAAAATACATTCCAACCAATACATATGGTTAG
- the LOC123874990 gene encoding uncharacterized protein LOC123874990 isoform X3: MSKNLKIKLTYEEDIPVYYSLFTPVFTPLSLYKNTVPVPAGGSRDETIIVTNSGPNYPYSSYYPTNPYSRYPSGANSGTTVIVSNPDGNYNRGYGTKYIPTNTYG, translated from the exons ATGTCGAA AAACTTGAAGATCAAATTAACATACGAAGAAGATATTCCGGTTTACTATAGTTTGTTTACGCCTGTTTTTACGCCTCTGTCTTTATACAAAA ACACCGTTCCAGTGCCTGCCGGAGGATCAAGAGATGAAACGATAATTGTTACAAATTCAG GTCCGAATTATCCTTATAGCAGTTACTATCCGACAAATCCTTATTCTCGTTATCCATCTGGAGCTAATAGCGGAACAACAGTTATTGTCAGTAACCCAG ATGGAAATTATAACAGGGGCTATGGAACAAAATACATTCCAACCAATACATATGGTTAG
- the LOC123875013 gene encoding uncharacterized protein LOC123875013, with protein MAQGRCLLLVFSFAAVLCLVSCAKVLPIDGASVTLASGFNVKPSPVVPQDFTTATLVDDTAKTPTVPLPLPATSELKTEIPSWAKIQSAPAIKAEPHTIIPITLTITPTLLTPIRIVPSTEVTEEMIAPSSVVKISPSETYDVPAVDLLPPKKP; from the exons atggcgcAAGGACGATGCCTGTTACTGGTGTTTTCATTTGCAGCAGTTTTGTGTTTAGTTTCGTGTGCAAAAGTTTTACCTATAGATGGCGCATCTGTGACACTGGCTAGTGGGTTTAATGTCAAGCCATCTCCTGTGGTACCACAAGATTTTACTACTGCTACTTTAGTTGACGATACTGCTAAGACACCTACTGTACCACTTCCTTTACCAGCTACCTCGGAATTGAAGACCGAGATTCCGTCATGGGCTAAAATTCAATCTGCCCCAGCTATTAAGGCTGAACCACACACAATCATACCGATCACCCTGACTATAACACCAACTCTATTAACCCCTATTAGAATTGTACCTAGTACAGAAGTGACCGAAGAAATGATAGCTCCAAGCAGTGTTGTGAAAATATCTCCGTCAGAAACCTATGATGTACCTGCAGTTGATCTACTTCCACCCAAG AAACCTTGA
- the LOC123874961 gene encoding nucleoporin NUP42-like — MMFIWTCVFLSLACVAKSAPANGFVFPDERRQERKLEPIITPPVLPVLEHLERDPSTLLPGERGSVNQVKPRYGFGGGFNVKPSGNGGLTASISSSANGAGASHSASQSFSFGFNQGFSASHSASQASSFNGFGNGFGGSQASSQAGSFNGAGATGAASSASALGGGFNGQSGSQSASSAFGFNSLNGFQNDPVSFGDGLLDVRHRGAPNFSFPDLLRRHKALTASAFKSLPFGNNDDFLAVLVSN; from the exons ATGATGTTCATCTGGACGTGTGTCTTCCTATCCCTAGCATGTGTCGCGAAGTCAGCACCAGCGAATGGCTTCGTATTCCCCGATGAAAGGAGACAAGAAAGAAAATTGGAACCTATAATTACTCCTCCAGTTCTACCAGTTTTGGAACATCTGGAGCGCGATCCCAGTACTTTATTGCCTGGTGAACGTGGTTCAGTGAATCAAGTGAAGCCGAGATATGGGTTTGGGGGTGGTTTTAATGTAAAGCCATCTGGCAATGGGGGGTTGACAGCGAGTATAAGTAGCAGTGCTAATGGTGCCGGTGCTAGTCATTCAGCTTCACAGTCATTTTCGTTTGGATTCAATCAAGGATTCAGTGCATCTCATTCCGCAAGCCAGGCATCTTCTTTCAATGGATTTGGAAA TGGCTTCGGCGGCAGTCAAGCAAGCAGCCAAGCGGGATCCTTCAACGGTGCAGGTGCTACGGGAGCCGCGTCCTCTGCATCAGCTTTAGGAGGTGGTTTCAATGGCCAGTCGGGCAGCCAAAGCGCTTCATCTGCTTTTGGCTTTAACTCCCTGAACGGCTTCCAGAATGACCCA GTCTCATTTGGAGACGGTCTCCTCGACGTGAGGCATCGCGGCGCGCCAAACTTCTCGTTCCCTGACCTGCTCCGAAGACACAAGGCTCTCACTGCATCCGCCTTCAAATCTCTACCTTTTGGGAACAACGACGACTTCCTAGCTGTACTAGTTTCTAATTAA